In Salmo salar chromosome ssa03, Ssal_v3.1, whole genome shotgun sequence, a single genomic region encodes these proteins:
- the LOC106600973 gene encoding beta-1,4-mannosyl-glycoprotein 4-beta-N-acetylglucosaminyltransferase-like isoform X2: MARLFLQGRMKMQKHKFIFFCALALCVFSQLHNYKALHHMPILSELYASSVNALSFLWRGKGNPSNNAHPERPLPGPVPSDTGLWEPEAYREDQGNAEVGRKIGRGSEDPWRKENPDSGNVNRMTVTLPNPKGPWGELHKRSFHLSDDPTPFFVRTKSGEYCFREGTEITSLKDHLGQKVQEPGEGQRKILHAHQEEPKSAQEKTAWGKRLVKCMCRPGWHGPHCGIPTMVQHSNLPTKARLTLRKVPRRVINAININHEFDLLHARFHELADAVDLFLVCESNFTAYGNSKPLQFLHHLLNGTYNYVHHKILYVFLDHFPKGGQQNGWIADDYLRTFLSRDGMSRVQGARPDDVFLINDADEIPAREGILFLKLYDGWTEPVSIHMRKSLYGFFWRQPGTLDVLSVCTVAMLFTVYNGDGILLRRREYFSMPGFRNYQRKSGHILVQWSIGSPVHYAGWHCSWCFRPEGISQKLISAQNGDFPRWGDYMEKRDLNYIKGLIRTGGWFDGSVGEYPPTDPKEPMYAPKYLLKYFQLYRYVLDNPYA; the protein is encoded by the exons ATGGCTAGACTTTTCCTACAAGGGAG GATGAAGATGCAAAAGCACAAGTTTATTTTCTTCTGCGCATTGGCTCTGTGTGTCTTCTCCCAGCTTCACAACTACAAGGCCCTCCACCACATGCCTATACTGAGTGAGCTGTATGCCTCCTCCGTCAATGCCCTGAGCTTCCTCTGGAGAGGGAAGGGGAACCCTTCAAACAATGCTCACCCAGAGAGGCCTCTACCTGGGCCTGTACCCTCCGACACTGGCCTGTGGGAACCAGAGGCATACCGGGAGGACCAGGGAAATGCAGAGGTGGGGAGAAAGATTGGGCGTGGCAGTGAG GACCCGTGGCGCAAGGAGAACCCTGACTCAGGGAATGTAAACAGAATGACGGTCACTCTCCCAAACCCCAAAGGACCATGGGGGGAACTTCACAAACGGAGCTTCCATCTTAGCGATGACCCCACCCCGTTCTTTGTGCGCACCAAGTCTGGAGAATACTGCTTCAGAGAGGGGACGGAAATTACTTCTCTCAAAGACCATTTAGGACAAAAGGTCCAGGAACCCGGAGAGGGCCAGCGTAAGATCCTGCATGCACACCAAGAGGAACCCAAGTCAGCACAGGAGAAAACAGCCTGGGGGAAAAGGCTGGTGAAGTGTATGTGTCGCCCAGGCTGGCACGGTCCTCACTGTGGCATCCCCACCATGGTGCAACACTCCAACCTGCCCACTAAGGCGCGTCTGACACTGAGAAAGGTTCCTCGAAGGGTCATCAATGCCATTAATATCAACCACGAGTTTGACCTCCTCCACGCCCGCTTTCACGAGTTGGCTGACGCTGTGGACCTCTTCTTGGTGTGTGAGTCAAACTTCACAGCCTACGGAAATTCCAAGCCATTGCAATTTCTGCACCATCTGCTTAACGGAACCTACAACTATGTGCACCACAAGATCCTCTATGTATTCCTCGATCACTTCCCTAAAGGTGGCCAGCAGAACGGGTGGATTGCTGACGACTACCTGCGAACATTTCTAAGCCGTGACGGGATGTCCAGGGTGCAAGGGGCCAGGCCAGATGATGTCTTCCTCATCAACGATGCAGACGAGATCCCTGCCCGCGAGGGCATCCTCTTCCTCAAACTCTACGACGGCTGGACGGAACCTGTGTCCATCCACATGAGAAAGTCCCTTTATGGTTTCTTCTGGAGGCAGCCCGGGACGCTGGACGTCCTCTCCGTCTGCACCGTCGCCATGCTCTTCACTGTCTACAATGGAGATGGGATATTACTGAGGCGCAGGGAATACTTCTCCATGCCGGGTTTCCGGAACTACCAGAGGAAGAGTGGACACATCCTGGTGCAGTGGTCCATTGGGAGCCCCGTCCACTACGCAGGCTGGCACTGTTCCTGGTGCTTCAGACCAGAGGGAATCTCCCAAAAGCTCATCTCTGCCCAGAATGGAGACTTCCCCCGCTGGGGCGACTACATGGAAAAACGAGACCTGAATTACATCAAGGGCTTGATCCGGACTGGGGGATGGTTCGATGGCTCAGTGGGGGAGTACCCACCCACAGACCCTAAAGAGCCTATGTACGCACCCAAATATCTATTAAAGTACTTTCAGCTGTATCGCTACGTACTTGATAACCCATACGCCTGA
- the LOC106600973 gene encoding beta-1,4-mannosyl-glycoprotein 4-beta-N-acetylglucosaminyltransferase-like isoform X1, which produces MHVWWNEAWILCQSIAFLLSYFPILTNLMQHSEQTVFIHCAPDWMKMQKHKFIFFCALALCVFSQLHNYKALHHMPILSELYASSVNALSFLWRGKGNPSNNAHPERPLPGPVPSDTGLWEPEAYREDQGNAEVGRKIGRGSEDPWRKENPDSGNVNRMTVTLPNPKGPWGELHKRSFHLSDDPTPFFVRTKSGEYCFREGTEITSLKDHLGQKVQEPGEGQRKILHAHQEEPKSAQEKTAWGKRLVKCMCRPGWHGPHCGIPTMVQHSNLPTKARLTLRKVPRRVINAININHEFDLLHARFHELADAVDLFLVCESNFTAYGNSKPLQFLHHLLNGTYNYVHHKILYVFLDHFPKGGQQNGWIADDYLRTFLSRDGMSRVQGARPDDVFLINDADEIPAREGILFLKLYDGWTEPVSIHMRKSLYGFFWRQPGTLDVLSVCTVAMLFTVYNGDGILLRRREYFSMPGFRNYQRKSGHILVQWSIGSPVHYAGWHCSWCFRPEGISQKLISAQNGDFPRWGDYMEKRDLNYIKGLIRTGGWFDGSVGEYPPTDPKEPMYAPKYLLKYFQLYRYVLDNPYA; this is translated from the exons ATGCATGTATGGTGGAATGAAGCCTGGATACTTTGTCAGTCCATTGCTTTCTTGTTGTCATATTTCCCCATTCTCACAAATCTTATGCAGCACAGTGAACAGACAGTCTTCATTCATTGTGCTCCAGATTG GATGAAGATGCAAAAGCACAAGTTTATTTTCTTCTGCGCATTGGCTCTGTGTGTCTTCTCCCAGCTTCACAACTACAAGGCCCTCCACCACATGCCTATACTGAGTGAGCTGTATGCCTCCTCCGTCAATGCCCTGAGCTTCCTCTGGAGAGGGAAGGGGAACCCTTCAAACAATGCTCACCCAGAGAGGCCTCTACCTGGGCCTGTACCCTCCGACACTGGCCTGTGGGAACCAGAGGCATACCGGGAGGACCAGGGAAATGCAGAGGTGGGGAGAAAGATTGGGCGTGGCAGTGAG GACCCGTGGCGCAAGGAGAACCCTGACTCAGGGAATGTAAACAGAATGACGGTCACTCTCCCAAACCCCAAAGGACCATGGGGGGAACTTCACAAACGGAGCTTCCATCTTAGCGATGACCCCACCCCGTTCTTTGTGCGCACCAAGTCTGGAGAATACTGCTTCAGAGAGGGGACGGAAATTACTTCTCTCAAAGACCATTTAGGACAAAAGGTCCAGGAACCCGGAGAGGGCCAGCGTAAGATCCTGCATGCACACCAAGAGGAACCCAAGTCAGCACAGGAGAAAACAGCCTGGGGGAAAAGGCTGGTGAAGTGTATGTGTCGCCCAGGCTGGCACGGTCCTCACTGTGGCATCCCCACCATGGTGCAACACTCCAACCTGCCCACTAAGGCGCGTCTGACACTGAGAAAGGTTCCTCGAAGGGTCATCAATGCCATTAATATCAACCACGAGTTTGACCTCCTCCACGCCCGCTTTCACGAGTTGGCTGACGCTGTGGACCTCTTCTTGGTGTGTGAGTCAAACTTCACAGCCTACGGAAATTCCAAGCCATTGCAATTTCTGCACCATCTGCTTAACGGAACCTACAACTATGTGCACCACAAGATCCTCTATGTATTCCTCGATCACTTCCCTAAAGGTGGCCAGCAGAACGGGTGGATTGCTGACGACTACCTGCGAACATTTCTAAGCCGTGACGGGATGTCCAGGGTGCAAGGGGCCAGGCCAGATGATGTCTTCCTCATCAACGATGCAGACGAGATCCCTGCCCGCGAGGGCATCCTCTTCCTCAAACTCTACGACGGCTGGACGGAACCTGTGTCCATCCACATGAGAAAGTCCCTTTATGGTTTCTTCTGGAGGCAGCCCGGGACGCTGGACGTCCTCTCCGTCTGCACCGTCGCCATGCTCTTCACTGTCTACAATGGAGATGGGATATTACTGAGGCGCAGGGAATACTTCTCCATGCCGGGTTTCCGGAACTACCAGAGGAAGAGTGGACACATCCTGGTGCAGTGGTCCATTGGGAGCCCCGTCCACTACGCAGGCTGGCACTGTTCCTGGTGCTTCAGACCAGAGGGAATCTCCCAAAAGCTCATCTCTGCCCAGAATGGAGACTTCCCCCGCTGGGGCGACTACATGGAAAAACGAGACCTGAATTACATCAAGGGCTTGATCCGGACTGGGGGATGGTTCGATGGCTCAGTGGGGGAGTACCCACCCACAGACCCTAAAGAGCCTATGTACGCACCCAAATATCTATTAAAGTACTTTCAGCTGTATCGCTACGTACTTGATAACCCATACGCCTGA